One genomic window of Haemophilus haemolyticus includes the following:
- the lptM gene encoding LPS translocon maturation chaperone LptM, translating to MKKLLSILVLSAICILATGCGVKGPLYFPEKEQAQQTK from the coding sequence ATGAAAAAACTACTATCAATTTTAGTGCTTAGTGCAATTTGCATTCTAGCAACAGGATGCGGCGTAAAAGGCCCTTTATATTTCCCAGAAAAAGAACAAGCACAACAAACCAAATAA
- the proS gene encoding proline--tRNA ligase produces the protein MRTSQYLFSTLKETPNDAQVVSHQLMLRAGMIRPMASGLYNWLPTGIRVLKKVEKIIREEMNKGGAIEVLMPVVQPAELWEESGRWEQYGPELLRFEDRGNRNFVLGPTHEEVITDLVRREVSSYKQLPLNLYQIQTKFRDEVRPRFGVMRSREFIMKDAYSFHTTQESLQETYDVMYQVYSNIFNRLGLDFRAVQADTGSIGGSASHEFQVLASSGEDDVVFSTESDFAANIELAEAVAIGERQASTAEMTLVDTPNAKTINELVEQFNQPITKTVKTLIVKGADENQPLIALIIRGDHELNEIKAQKHPLVADPLEFADEAEIKAKIGAGVGSLGPVNLNIPVIIDRTVALMSDFSCGANIDGKHYFNVNWERDVSIPEVFDLRNVVEGDPSPDGKGTLQIKRGIEVGHIFQLGKKYSEAMKATVQGEDGKPLVMTMGCYGIGVTRVVASAIEQHHDDRGIIWPSDEIAPFTVVIVPMNMHKSEAVQKYAEELYRTLQSQGVDVIFDDRKERPGVMFADMELIGVPHMVVIGEKNLENGEIEYKNRRTGEKEMISKDQLLSVLNEKLGNC, from the coding sequence ATGCGTACAAGTCAATATTTATTTTCCACTCTTAAAGAAACGCCAAATGATGCTCAGGTTGTTAGCCACCAATTAATGTTGCGTGCAGGTATGATTCGCCCAATGGCATCTGGTTTATATAACTGGTTGCCGACGGGTATTCGCGTATTGAAAAAAGTAGAAAAGATTATTCGCGAAGAGATGAACAAAGGGGGGGCAATTGAGGTATTAATGCCAGTGGTGCAACCTGCTGAATTGTGGGAAGAGTCTGGTCGTTGGGAGCAATATGGCCCTGAGCTTCTTCGTTTTGAAGATCGTGGAAACCGTAACTTTGTACTTGGGCCAACTCACGAAGAAGTGATTACTGATTTAGTCCGCCGAGAAGTTTCTTCATATAAACAACTTCCACTTAATTTATACCAAATTCAAACCAAATTCCGTGATGAAGTGCGTCCTCGTTTTGGTGTGATGCGTTCACGTGAATTTATTATGAAAGATGCCTACTCGTTTCACACTACACAAGAAAGTTTGCAAGAAACCTATGATGTGATGTACCAAGTGTACAGTAACATTTTTAACCGTTTAGGCTTAGATTTCCGTGCGGTGCAAGCGGATACGGGGTCTATCGGTGGTTCTGCTTCTCACGAATTCCAAGTGTTAGCTTCAAGCGGGGAAGATGATGTTGTATTCTCAACAGAATCGGATTTTGCAGCGAATATTGAGCTTGCTGAAGCGGTAGCTATCGGTGAGCGTCAAGCGTCAACTGCAGAAATGACATTGGTTGATACACCAAATGCGAAAACTATTAATGAACTTGTAGAACAATTTAATCAACCAATCACTAAAACTGTGAAAACGTTGATTGTAAAAGGAGCAGATGAAAACCAACCGCTTATTGCCTTGATTATTCGTGGTGATCATGAATTAAATGAAATTAAAGCTCAAAAACATCCATTAGTGGCAGATCCTCTTGAGTTTGCAGATGAAGCAGAAATCAAAGCGAAAATTGGTGCTGGCGTGGGGTCATTAGGCCCTGTGAATTTAAATATTCCAGTGATTATTGACCGCACTGTGGCGTTAATGTCTGATTTTAGTTGTGGCGCGAATATTGATGGAAAACATTACTTCAATGTGAACTGGGAACGCGATGTTTCAATACCAGAAGTATTTGATTTACGTAATGTAGTGGAAGGCGATCCAAGTCCAGATGGTAAAGGTACTCTTCAAATTAAACGTGGTATTGAAGTGGGACATATTTTCCAACTGGGTAAAAAATACTCTGAAGCGATGAAAGCGACCGTTCAAGGCGAAGACGGTAAACCTCTTGTGATGACAATGGGGTGCTACGGTATTGGCGTAACTCGTGTGGTGGCATCAGCGATTGAACAGCATCATGATGATCGCGGTATTATTTGGCCTTCAGATGAAATTGCACCATTTACTGTAGTGATTGTGCCAATGAACATGCACAAATCTGAAGCCGTGCAAAAATACGCTGAAGAACTTTACCGCACTTTACAATCACAAGGCGTAGATGTGATTTTTGATGATCGTAAAGAACGCCCAGGCGTGATGTTTGCAGACATGGAACTTATCGGTGTACCGCATATGGTGGTAATCGGTGAGAAAAACCTAGAGAACGGTGAAATTGAATATAAGAACCGCCGTACTGGTGAAAAAGAAATGATTAGTAAAGATCAGTTGCTCAGCGTTTTAAACGAAAAGTTAGGTAATTGCTAA
- the lysA gene encoding diaminopimelate decarboxylase → MNFFQYKNNKLYAEDIPVQQLAEQFGTPLYVYSRATLERHWHAFDSAFGKRPHLICFAVKSCSNIGVLNIMAKLGSGFDIVSRGELERVLAAGGDASKVVFSGVAKSREEIIRALEVGIRCFNVESVSELKYINQIAGKMGKIAPISLRVNPDVDAHTHPYISTGLKENKFGVSVNEAREVYKLASTLPNIKITGMDCHIGSQLTELQPFLDATDRLIVLMEQLKEDGITLKHLDLGGGLGVTYTDETPPHPSDYANALLEKLKNYPELEIILEPGRAISANAGILVAKVQYLKNNESRNFAITDTGMNDMIRPALYEAYMNILEIDRTLAREKAIYDVVGPVCETSDFLGKQRELSIAEGDYIAQCSAGAYGASMSSNYNSRPRTAEVLVDGDQSYLIRRRETLQELWALESTI, encoded by the coding sequence ATGAATTTCTTCCAATATAAAAATAATAAGCTTTATGCTGAAGATATTCCGGTTCAACAACTTGCTGAACAATTCGGTACACCTCTTTATGTATATTCTCGCGCAACACTTGAACGCCATTGGCATGCTTTTGACTCAGCCTTCGGTAAGCGCCCTCACTTAATTTGCTTTGCCGTAAAATCTTGCTCGAATATCGGCGTATTAAACATCATGGCAAAACTAGGTTCAGGTTTCGATATTGTCTCGCGAGGCGAACTTGAGCGTGTACTTGCAGCAGGTGGCGATGCATCAAAAGTAGTTTTTTCGGGCGTTGCTAAATCCCGAGAAGAAATTATTCGAGCACTAGAAGTTGGAATCCGTTGCTTTAATGTGGAATCAGTTTCTGAACTCAAATACATTAACCAGATCGCAGGCAAGATGGGGAAAATAGCGCCAATATCTTTACGAGTGAATCCAGATGTTGATGCGCATACACACCCTTATATCTCAACAGGATTAAAAGAAAATAAATTTGGTGTAAGCGTAAATGAAGCTCGAGAAGTATATAAATTAGCCTCAACGCTGCCAAACATAAAAATAACAGGGATGGATTGCCACATAGGCTCACAGCTCACTGAATTACAACCATTCTTAGATGCAACAGATCGATTAATTGTCCTAATGGAACAATTAAAAGAAGATGGAATTACATTAAAACATCTCGATCTGGGCGGTGGTTTAGGGGTGACTTATACGGATGAAACACCACCTCACCCAAGCGATTACGCAAATGCATTGTTAGAAAAACTAAAAAATTATCCTGAACTTGAAATTATTCTTGAACCGGGTAGAGCAATTTCTGCAAATGCGGGAATTTTAGTGGCCAAAGTGCAATACCTAAAAAATAATGAAAGTCGTAATTTCGCAATTACCGACACAGGAATGAACGATATGATCCGCCCTGCATTGTATGAGGCTTATATGAATATCTTAGAAATTGACCGCACTTTAGCAAGAGAAAAAGCCATTTATGATGTTGTCGGGCCAGTTTGTGAAACGTCAGATTTCTTAGGCAAACAACGAGAACTTTCTATTGCTGAAGGTGATTACATAGCTCAATGCTCAGCAGGCGCCTACGGAGCAAGCATGTCATCAAACTATAACTCAAGACCCCGTACTGCAGAAGTTTTAGTAGATGGCGATCAATCCTATTTGATTCGTCGTCGAGAAACCTTACAGGAACTTTGGGCATTAGAGTCGACCATTTAA
- a CDS encoding glycosyltransferase — MSKLKRYVIYSEDKSKISQSFIEKHPEFIPVFSFDENQVSHISDLSFFFNIEKATKCLHRKITNEEISRTLSHIKCWKTIVENSDIQDDEFVLISESNVELAENYERLTQDYIRKYFHYGVIKLQRDGEEELAQADDEAHAIVFFEANHYNKGTSLYLIRKNVAQQLVEKNNEIKPYWLAEQWGEFYNPENIAQSSTFLGKQIKDKSLKAVDTPLFSIIVPVYNVEKYLEQCLDSVLAQEFVNYELILVDDGSTDSSMDICIRYAKKHKNIVFIHKQNGGLSESRNCGIDIARGEYIIFLDSDDYWNGTQILNDIEALIDEYQQPELIINYMSSVYPNHTINHIRPIKKIAGNFNSEYAYLSEKGIFVGFAYTKILKRKIIKDNKLYFIKGRLFEDVVWTFSLIRHINNYVIYPNPFYMYRRDREGSISRYVSSKNQESLFKNFYDIYTETISLLGAKPMLSSSIKNSITEMHNYAMHCYELLDDDTKLALQLLKEAHLEIYQKILDYIDKSKNQLSNDWTSLIAGKEKARLW; from the coding sequence ATGTCTAAATTAAAACGTTATGTGATTTATTCAGAGGATAAATCAAAAATATCTCAATCTTTTATTGAAAAACACCCTGAGTTTATACCGGTTTTTTCATTTGATGAAAATCAAGTGAGTCATATTTCTGATCTAAGTTTCTTTTTTAATATAGAAAAAGCTACTAAATGTTTACATAGAAAGATTACTAATGAAGAAATATCAAGAACACTTTCTCATATAAAATGTTGGAAAACTATTGTGGAAAATTCAGATATTCAAGATGATGAATTTGTATTGATTTCTGAAAGTAATGTTGAATTAGCTGAGAATTATGAACGACTGACTCAAGATTATATTAGAAAATATTTTCATTATGGCGTCATTAAATTACAGCGAGATGGTGAAGAAGAACTCGCTCAAGCAGACGATGAGGCGCATGCTATTGTTTTCTTTGAGGCGAACCATTATAACAAAGGGACGTCTCTCTATTTAATTAGAAAAAATGTGGCCCAACAATTAGTAGAAAAAAATAATGAAATTAAACCTTATTGGTTAGCGGAGCAGTGGGGGGAATTCTATAATCCGGAAAATATTGCACAAAGTTCAACATTTTTAGGAAAACAGATCAAAGATAAATCGCTAAAAGCAGTAGATACTCCTTTATTTAGTATTATTGTGCCGGTTTATAATGTAGAAAAATATTTAGAGCAATGCCTTGATTCTGTTTTAGCGCAAGAATTTGTGAATTATGAGTTAATTTTAGTTGATGATGGATCAACGGATTCTTCAATGGATATCTGTATCCGTTATGCGAAAAAACATAAAAATATTGTCTTTATTCACAAGCAAAATGGCGGGCTTTCAGAGTCTCGGAATTGTGGTATTGATATTGCACGCGGTGAATATATTATTTTCTTGGATAGTGATGATTATTGGAATGGTACTCAAATATTAAATGATATTGAAGCATTAATTGATGAATATCAACAGCCTGAGTTGATTATTAATTATATGAGTAGTGTATACCCTAATCATACAATAAACCACATACGGCCAATAAAAAAGATTGCAGGTAATTTTAATAGTGAATATGCGTATTTAAGTGAAAAAGGAATTTTTGTTGGTTTTGCTTATACAAAAATTTTAAAAAGAAAAATCATCAAAGATAATAAGCTTTATTTTATTAAAGGACGGCTTTTTGAGGATGTGGTTTGGACATTCTCGCTCATTCGACATATTAATAATTATGTGATTTATCCAAATCCTTTCTATATGTATAGAAGGGATAGAGAAGGTTCTATTAGTAGATATGTTTCTTCTAAAAACCAAGAAAGTTTATTTAAGAATTTTTATGATATTTATACGGAGACTATTTCATTATTAGGTGCAAAACCAATGCTGTCTTCGTCGATAAAAAATTCTATTACAGAGATGCATAACTATGCGATGCATTGTTATGAGCTTTTGGATGATGACACAAAATTAGCCTTGCAACTATTAAAAGAGGCACATTTAGAAATATATCAGAAAATTCTCGATTATATTGATAAAAGTAAAAATCAATTATCAAATGATTGGACATCCTTGATCGCGGGTAAAGAAAAAGCGCGTTTGTGGTAA
- the cyaY gene encoding iron donor protein CyaY: MNIAEFHQNIEQVWQKIEEELEEQGADVDCETQGSVFTITFDNRTQIVINKQEPLLELWIASKLGGFHFAFKNGDWVSNDGKRFWDCLVEACAAHGENVQF; encoded by the coding sequence ATGAATATTGCAGAATTTCACCAAAATATTGAACAAGTTTGGCAAAAAATTGAAGAAGAATTAGAAGAGCAAGGTGCGGATGTAGATTGTGAAACGCAAGGTTCAGTATTTACCATCACCTTTGATAATCGTACACAAATAGTGATTAACAAGCAAGAACCATTACTTGAGCTTTGGATTGCGAGTAAATTAGGCGGTTTTCATTTTGCTTTTAAAAATGGTGACTGGGTTTCTAACGACGGAAAACGTTTTTGGGATTGTTTAGTTGAAGCTTGTGCTGCACATGGCGAGAACGTGCAGTTCTAA
- the recQ gene encoding DNA helicase RecQ gives MLDSHLSPKIIEKSTALSVLKSVFGYQSFRKGQEDVINAVLNGQDALVVMATGNGKSLCYQIPALCFDGLTLVISPLISLMKDQVDQLQANGIEADFLNSSQTLEQQQQVQNKLISGQLKLLYVSPEKVMTNSFFQLISYSKVSFIAIDEAHCISQWGHDFRPEYTQLGGLKASFPHAPIMALTATADYATRQDILAHLNLENPHRYIGSFDRPNIRYTLEEKYKPMEQLTRFVLAQKGKSGIIYCNSRNKVERIAKSLRNKGISAAAYHAGMETALRERVQQDFQRDNVQVVVATIAFGMGINKSNVRFVAHFDLPRSIESYYQETGRAGRDDLPAEAVLFYEPADYAWLQKILLEKPETPQRQIEQHKLEAIGEFAESQTCRRLVLLNYFGEHRQTPCNNCDICLDPPKKYDGLVDAQKVMSTIYRVGQCFGAHYVIAVLRGMHNQKIIERQHDKLSVYGIGKDKSKEHWQSVIRQLIHLGFVQQVISELNPTLQLTESAKVILKGEEPLELAMPRISAISKIAHNPQRQSVASYDKDLFARLRFLRKQIADKENIPPYIVFNDATLQEMAQYMPTSNIEMLQINGVGTIKLERFGLPFMRLIQEHKAILEKNN, from the coding sequence ATGCTTGATTCTCATTTATCACCAAAAATAATAGAAAAATCAACCGCACTTTCTGTTTTGAAATCGGTTTTCGGTTATCAATCTTTCCGTAAAGGGCAGGAAGATGTCATCAATGCCGTTTTAAACGGACAAGATGCTTTGGTGGTAATGGCAACGGGAAATGGTAAATCGCTTTGTTATCAAATTCCCGCACTTTGTTTTGATGGGTTAACTTTAGTGATTTCTCCGCTGATTTCCTTGATGAAAGATCAAGTGGATCAGCTTCAAGCTAATGGAATTGAGGCGGATTTTCTTAATTCTAGTCAGACTTTAGAACAGCAGCAACAAGTACAAAATAAACTGATTTCTGGGCAACTTAAACTGCTTTATGTGTCGCCAGAAAAAGTGATGACGAACAGTTTCTTTCAACTTATTTCTTATAGCAAAGTCAGCTTTATTGCGATTGATGAAGCGCATTGTATTTCTCAATGGGGGCATGATTTTCGCCCTGAATATACCCAGCTTGGCGGTTTAAAAGCTAGTTTCCCTCATGCGCCGATTATGGCACTCACTGCGACAGCAGATTATGCGACTCGCCAAGATATTTTGGCTCACCTCAATCTGGAGAATCCACATAGATATATTGGTAGTTTTGATCGACCGAACATTCGTTATACCTTAGAAGAAAAATATAAACCAATGGAGCAACTGACGCGTTTTGTGTTGGCTCAAAAGGGCAAGAGTGGAATTATTTATTGCAACAGCAGAAATAAGGTTGAGCGAATTGCGAAAAGTTTACGCAATAAAGGCATATCTGCTGCAGCTTATCATGCAGGAATGGAAACAGCACTGCGTGAGCGTGTGCAACAGGATTTTCAGCGTGATAATGTTCAAGTGGTAGTCGCAACTATTGCTTTTGGAATGGGGATTAATAAATCCAATGTGCGGTTTGTTGCCCATTTTGATTTACCTCGCAGCATTGAATCTTACTATCAGGAAACAGGGCGAGCAGGACGTGATGATTTACCTGCTGAGGCTGTTTTGTTTTATGAACCTGCGGATTACGCTTGGTTACAAAAAATTCTGTTAGAAAAACCGGAAACGCCTCAACGCCAAATCGAACAGCATAAATTGGAGGCCATCGGTGAATTTGCTGAAAGCCAAACTTGTCGCCGTTTAGTTCTTCTCAATTATTTTGGTGAGCATCGACAAACACCATGCAATAACTGTGATATTTGCCTTGATCCTCCTAAAAAATATGATGGATTAGTCGATGCGCAAAAAGTAATGTCTACTATTTATCGAGTGGGGCAATGTTTCGGTGCACATTATGTGATTGCAGTGTTGCGTGGCATGCACAATCAGAAAATTATTGAACGCCAACACGATAAACTTTCAGTGTATGGTATCGGAAAAGATAAAAGCAAAGAGCATTGGCAGTCTGTCATTCGTCAGCTTATTCATTTGGGTTTTGTGCAACAGGTCATCAGTGAATTAAATCCAACGTTGCAGCTTACCGAAAGTGCGAAAGTGATTTTGAAAGGCGAAGAACCATTAGAATTGGCAATGCCTCGTATTTCTGCAATCAGTAAGATTGCCCATAATCCACAACGTCAAAGTGTTGCAAGTTACGATAAGGATTTATTTGCACGCCTGCGCTTCTTACGCAAACAAATCGCCGATAAAGAAAATATTCCGCCGTACATTGTCTTTAATGATGCGACTTTGCAAGAAATGGCACAATATATGCCAACAAGTAATATTGAAATGTTGCAAATCAATGGCGTGGGAACAATCAAATTAGAGAGATTTGGTTTACCATTTATGCGATTAATCCAAGAGCATAAGGCGATTTTGGAAAAAAATAACTAA
- the lptD gene encoding LPS assembly protein LptD gives MNKKHTLISLAILTALYSQQSLADLHEQCLIGVPKFSGEVVMGDINSLPVYIEADNAEINQPNDATYQGNVDLKQGNRHLLAQSVQVKQSGNQSTPLRMAYVRDGFDYKDNQINMLGKDAEFNLDSHDGNLTNSEYEFVGRQGRGKADDITLSNNYRVMKNATFTSCLQGDNAWAVDASEIRQYVKEEYAEMWHARFKVHGVPVFYTPYLQLPIGDRRRSGLLIPSAGTSSRDGLWYAQPIYWNIAPNYDLTFTPKYMSRRGWQANGEFRYLTPIGEGKVAGEYLGKDRYSEYSSDNRKRHLFYWNHNSSFLQNWRLNIDYTRVSDKRYFSDFESVYGRSTDGYANQYARIAYYQPNYNFSLSARQFQIFDEVDIGPYRAMPQLDFNYYKHDLANGSLNFKLHSQAVRFDNNSELMPTAWRFHVEPSLNSLMSNKYGSLNIETKLYATRYDQKKGSGKNAEDVQKTVNRVIPQFKVDLQSVLARDTTYLKDYTQTFEPHVQYLYRPYRNQSNIGSKLNNEYLGFGYDSALVQQDYYSLFRDRRYSGLDRISSANQVTLGGTTRFYDIGGEERFNLSAGQIYYLSNSRIDENPANKTPTSSSAWALESNWKMSDKWHWRGSYQFDTHTNSTSLANTSLEYNPEKNNLIQLNYRYANQEYIDQNLGKSANAYQQDIQQVGLVVGWEIANNWAVVGRYYQDLALQKPVEQYIGVQYNSCCWAVGVGARRYVTSHQNQKHNEVVYDNSIGVTLELRGLGTNDHQSGIQEMLEKGKLPYIRAFSLD, from the coding sequence ATGAATAAAAAACACACTTTAATTTCACTTGCTATTTTGACCGCACTTTATAGCCAACAAAGTTTGGCGGATTTGCATGAACAATGTTTAATAGGCGTGCCAAAATTTAGCGGTGAAGTCGTGATGGGTGATATTAATTCTCTGCCTGTATATATTGAAGCGGATAATGCAGAAATTAATCAGCCAAATGATGCGACCTATCAAGGTAATGTAGATTTGAAACAAGGCAATCGTCATTTGTTAGCACAATCCGTGCAGGTCAAACAATCAGGAAACCAATCAACGCCTTTACGCATGGCTTATGTCCGCGATGGATTTGATTATAAAGATAATCAGATCAATATGTTAGGTAAAGATGCGGAGTTTAATTTAGATAGTCACGATGGTAATTTAACAAATTCAGAATATGAATTTGTCGGTCGTCAAGGTCGCGGTAAGGCTGATGATATAACATTAAGTAATAACTATCGCGTAATGAAAAACGCCACCTTTACTTCATGTTTACAAGGTGACAATGCTTGGGCTGTAGATGCGTCAGAAATTCGTCAATATGTGAAAGAAGAATATGCAGAAATGTGGCATGCTCGTTTCAAAGTGCATGGCGTTCCCGTCTTTTATACCCCTTACTTACAATTACCCATTGGAGATCGTCGTCGTTCTGGCTTATTGATTCCAAGTGCGGGGACATCTAGTCGAGATGGTCTTTGGTATGCACAACCAATTTATTGGAATATCGCACCTAATTACGATCTTACTTTTACCCCGAAATATATGTCTCGCCGTGGTTGGCAAGCAAATGGGGAATTTCGCTATTTAACCCCTATTGGCGAAGGTAAAGTCGCAGGAGAATATTTAGGTAAGGATCGTTACTCTGAATATTCTAGTGATAATCGAAAACGTCATTTGTTCTATTGGAATCATAATTCTAGCTTTTTGCAAAATTGGCGCTTAAATATTGATTATACCCGAGTAAGTGATAAACGTTATTTCAGTGATTTTGAGTCCGTTTATGGTCGCAGCACTGACGGCTACGCAAACCAATATGCTCGCATAGCTTATTATCAACCAAATTATAATTTTTCTCTTTCTGCACGACAGTTCCAGATTTTCGATGAAGTGGACATCGGCCCTTATCGTGCAATGCCACAATTAGATTTCAATTATTACAAACATGATTTGGCTAACGGATCGTTAAATTTCAAATTACATTCACAAGCTGTTCGTTTTGATAATAACAGTGAATTAATGCCAACTGCATGGCGTTTCCATGTAGAGCCTAGCCTAAATTCTTTAATGTCAAATAAATACGGCAGTTTGAATATTGAAACTAAACTTTATGCTACTCGCTACGATCAGAAAAAAGGTTCAGGAAAAAATGCAGAGGACGTGCAAAAAACTGTAAATCGAGTGATTCCACAATTTAAAGTTGATTTACAAAGCGTATTAGCACGCGATACAACGTACTTAAAAGACTATACACAAACTTTCGAACCGCACGTGCAGTATTTATATCGCCCTTACCGAAATCAAAGCAATATTGGTTCAAAACTTAATAATGAGTATTTAGGATTTGGTTACGATTCAGCATTAGTACAGCAAGATTACTATTCGCTATTCCGTGATCGCCGTTATAGTGGTTTAGACCGAATTTCATCGGCGAATCAAGTTACCTTGGGTGGCACAACGCGTTTTTATGATATTGGTGGCGAAGAACGCTTTAATTTATCTGCAGGTCAAATTTATTACTTAAGTAATTCTCGTATTGATGAAAACCCAGCAAATAAAACACCGACTTCATCATCAGCTTGGGCCTTGGAATCTAATTGGAAAATGAGTGATAAATGGCATTGGCGTGGTAGCTATCAATTTGATACTCATACCAATTCAACATCATTAGCAAATACATCACTAGAATATAATCCTGAAAAAAATAATTTAATTCAGTTAAATTATCGATATGCGAACCAAGAATACATTGACCAAAACTTGGGTAAATCGGCTAACGCATATCAACAAGATATCCAACAAGTAGGATTGGTTGTAGGCTGGGAAATTGCGAACAATTGGGCTGTAGTAGGACGCTATTATCAAGATCTCGCCTTACAAAAACCAGTAGAACAATATATTGGCGTCCAGTATAACAGCTGTTGTTGGGCGGTTGGTGTCGGTGCTAGACGCTATGTCACAAGCCACCAAAATCAAAAGCATAATGAGGTCGTTTACGATAATAGCATTGGCGTAACCTTAGAATTAAGAGGTTTAGGCACCAATGACCATCAAAGCGGTATTCAAGAAATGCTAGAAAAAGGGAAACTACCTTATATTCGAGCATTTAGTTTGGACTAA
- a CDS encoding multicopper oxidase domain-containing protein, producing MPRFSRRQLLKTAAISTALSTVPAPLLAASREKLVVPPLIEVRRGRPIVLTMQEMNYPLDGSHNVTVWGFNGNYLGPTIKIKSGSFAKLNYHNNLPQSVALSIQGLQASGELFGGAARILKKGESWAPIVPIEQPAASCWYRSATLANSAYQTYRGLAGMWLIEDEQSLKANLPNKYGVDDIPLILQDMEFNNDGLQLFKQNQPHFVGNRLLVNGIEAPYLEVARGWIRLRLLNASLARAYDLRLDNNQEMLLIAQDLGFLPKAKSIKSLVLSPGERAEILVNMNEIDNVSLISGSKRGLYDKMKNMLISSDELADNTVLELRAKGEMSAFNKQPNLTFETDAPAILQQAVAQTREFNIDVTNGLINQRRFDPRKVNVIARKGTIERWILNASLPVGFTIQGAKFVVESQGEHQFQAEELAWKDTVWVKNKTQILVKFDQASSGNYPFLFGVSNLMLEDMGCIGVLMVQ from the coding sequence ATGCCACGCTTTTCCCGCCGTCAATTATTAAAAACAGCTGCGATTTCTACCGCACTTTCCACAGTGCCCGCACCATTGTTAGCGGCAAGCCGTGAAAAATTAGTTGTGCCGCCACTAATCGAAGTTCGTCGCGGTCGCCCGATTGTATTAACAATGCAGGAAATGAATTATCCCCTAGATGGCTCACACAATGTGACAGTATGGGGATTCAACGGTAATTATCTTGGCCCAACCATTAAAATCAAATCAGGTAGCTTTGCCAAACTTAATTATCATAACAATTTGCCACAATCTGTTGCCTTATCTATTCAAGGTTTACAAGCATCAGGTGAACTGTTTGGTGGGGCGGCTAGAATACTAAAAAAAGGCGAGTCTTGGGCACCCATCGTGCCTATTGAACAACCCGCAGCAAGCTGTTGGTACCGTTCTGCAACATTAGCCAACTCAGCCTATCAAACTTATCGTGGCTTAGCTGGAATGTGGTTGATTGAAGATGAACAAAGCCTAAAAGCTAATCTTCCCAATAAATACGGCGTTGATGACATTCCATTGATTTTACAAGACATGGAATTTAATAATGATGGTCTCCAATTATTCAAACAAAATCAACCTCACTTTGTAGGCAATCGCTTATTAGTCAATGGTATTGAAGCACCATATTTAGAGGTCGCACGGGGTTGGATTCGTTTACGTTTGCTAAATGCTTCATTAGCTCGCGCTTATGATTTACGCTTGGATAATAATCAAGAAATGCTACTTATTGCACAAGATTTAGGTTTCTTACCAAAAGCTAAATCGATCAAATCTCTGGTTCTCTCGCCAGGAGAACGCGCAGAAATACTGGTTAATATGAATGAAATTGACAACGTATCTCTCATTAGCGGAAGTAAACGTGGCTTATACGACAAAATGAAAAATATGTTGATCTCAAGTGATGAACTCGCTGATAACACCGTCCTTGAATTGCGTGCCAAGGGAGAAATGTCAGCATTTAATAAACAACCGAATCTCACTTTCGAAACGGATGCACCAGCAATATTACAACAAGCCGTTGCACAAACTAGAGAATTTAATATTGATGTCACAAACGGTTTAATTAACCAAAGACGTTTTGACCCACGCAAAGTTAATGTAATAGCCCGAAAAGGAACAATTGAACGCTGGATTTTAAATGCCAGTTTACCTGTAGGATTTACTATTCAAGGTGCCAAATTTGTGGTGGAAAGCCAAGGAGAACATCAATTCCAAGCTGAAGAATTAGCTTGGAAAGATACAGTTTGGGTAAAAAACAAAACTCAAATTTTAGTGAAATTTGATCAAGCATCTTCTGGCAACTACCCATTCTTATTTGGCGTATCGAATTTAATGCTAGAAGATATGGGATGCATTGGTGTACTGATGGTACAATAG